One segment of Agromyces albus DNA contains the following:
- a CDS encoding SDR family oxidoreductase: protein MDQKTALVVGARGVIGGNIIAHLEREGGWNIVGLSRRGGTDAGAVRHVAVDLLDRDEAIAKLGELAGVTHVFYAAYQDRPTWAELVGPNLAMLTNVVDAIEPAAPALEHISLMQGYKVYGAHLGPFATPAKEDDPPHMPPEFNVDQQQFLERRQDGARWSWSALRPSVVAGVGLGNPMNLAMVIAVYASMSKELGIPLRFPGEPGAYTSLIEMTDADLLAKATVWAGTNPESRNQAYNIANGDLFRWSSMWPKLAAFFDLDVAPPLTIGLTDVMADKAGLWSEMVERHGLVPTPYEDVSSWQFGDFVFGWDYDVIADTSKSRRAGFHEYVDTESMFLRIFQDLRDQRLIP from the coding sequence ATGGATCAGAAGACGGCGCTGGTAGTCGGAGCGCGGGGAGTGATCGGGGGCAACATCATCGCTCACCTGGAGCGCGAGGGCGGCTGGAACATCGTGGGGCTCTCACGCCGAGGCGGAACGGATGCCGGTGCCGTTCGGCATGTGGCGGTGGATCTCCTCGACCGCGATGAGGCGATCGCGAAGCTGGGCGAGCTGGCCGGCGTGACGCACGTCTTCTACGCCGCGTACCAGGACCGCCCCACCTGGGCGGAACTCGTTGGACCGAACCTGGCGATGCTGACGAACGTCGTCGACGCGATCGAGCCCGCGGCACCGGCACTCGAGCACATCAGCCTCATGCAGGGGTACAAGGTCTACGGCGCGCATCTGGGTCCCTTCGCCACGCCGGCGAAGGAGGACGACCCGCCGCACATGCCGCCCGAGTTCAATGTGGACCAGCAGCAGTTCCTCGAACGACGCCAGGATGGCGCGCGCTGGTCGTGGTCGGCCCTTCGCCCGTCCGTCGTGGCCGGCGTCGGCCTCGGCAATCCGATGAACCTCGCGATGGTCATCGCCGTCTATGCGTCGATGAGCAAGGAGCTGGGGATTCCGCTTCGCTTCCCCGGAGAGCCCGGGGCGTACACGAGCCTGATCGAGATGACCGACGCGGACCTGCTCGCGAAGGCGACCGTCTGGGCGGGGACCAACCCGGAAAGCCGGAACCAGGCCTACAACATCGCCAACGGTGACCTGTTCCGTTGGTCGTCGATGTGGCCGAAGCTCGCCGCGTTCTTCGACCTCGACGTCGCCCCGCCACTCACGATCGGTCTTACCGACGTCATGGCCGACAAGGCCGGCCTCTGGAGCGAGATGGTGGAACGTCACGGTCTGGTTCCGACGCCCTACGAGGACGTGTCATCGTGGCAGTTCGGTGATTTCGTCTTCGGCTGGGACTACGACGTCATCGCTGATACCTCGAAATCGCGCCGGGCGGGTTTCCACGAGTACGTCGACACCGAGTCAATGTTTCTCCGGATCTTCCAGGACCTTCGCGACCAGCGCCTCATCCCGTGA